Below is a window of Humulus lupulus chromosome 2, drHumLupu1.1, whole genome shotgun sequence DNA.
taaatactcatattttgaaaataattcatATATATGGTCCacatacctatatatatatatctgtatactaataaatatatatacttttttttttatgaataagaATCAATGTATTACTCAACTGCCAAAGGttagaataaatatatatacttacgTTAGaatatatttggaaaaaaaaagagttgcaagctatatatatatacgtatagcatgctcatatacatacatatactcACCCAacctatgaatatatatataaaaaaaaagggagGCACCTTgtttacatattatatatatttctaaaaAAACTATAAATAAAATGCAACCTACCAAATACATTCCTAAATAAGAAGCAGGCTGCTTATATATGCTTAAAAAAAACGCAATACATCCAGCCAAATGTCTGGGTTGTATGCTTATGCTACTGATAATATCAATTAATATGGTAACAACATAACAACATAGTTAtattatttgaagaaaaaaaaagaactacAGTCCTTGTTACAAGTAGCTAAACACCATTTATTTTGCCAAAACACAAATCCCCCCTTCTTCAAAGCCAAATAGACCAAGTCTATTTCAAAATATGGTACTAAGTAAGAGTGGGTTGGATCGatctaaaaaaaaacaaagggaaatAGAAAAAACAAACAAAGATAAGAAAAGCTAGGTTCTTCAAGTCTCTCTAACATGCTTGGAGAGAATATCCTGAAGGTCTTCAGAAATACAAGTGCTTCTCCACTTCTCTGCATCTACAAACTTGTTGCGCCAGTTAGTAGCATCATTCTGATAGATGGTAACCAAGGAACACAAATACTCCACGTGGCCTTTAAAAATAGCCAGCTCTTTCTTGGTAGTCAAAAGTTCAGCATGCATCTCATATTGAGATTTCATATTAGGGTCATGGCATGAACGTCTTTTTTTCGGAGGAATGGGAATAGTGGCCCCATTATTCGGTTGATTTTTCcctggagaagaagaagaagaagacataataaaaaagagagacaaaAGAGGGAAAGAATTTGGAGAGCACTGTTGTGGGAACAAAAAAAAAGATACAAGGATGCTGTTATGAGCGTACTACTATATGTAGGTATTTAAAGCATGAAAAAAGTGTGCATGGCTGCTAAGTTATGATTACAAATCTATCGTCAACGAATAGCCTAAGAAAATAGGTGGAGCATGCTTGGGGTACTAGTTTGTCttttgttaaatatatatataaataaatgaacaAAGTCTGAGAGGCacacattattattttattcataaatattaaaagaGCATATGCTCATTACAAAGGAGCCTGCTAAAAGCATGTGAGAAGCTTATCATAAGCATAGTACCCATGCAAGGTTATAGACTACATAGCCATGTGTGCCTCCAAGCAGAACAAAAACTTCAAGGGTGAGGAGGACCAACACCCTGAGAAGACGAAGGAAAGTCTAATCTTGACATGGGGACTTCAAACATGTTGTTAATAGGAGAATACTGAGAAGGGCTAGGAGTAACGAGTGAGACAGGATGCTTCACATCAAGGTAATGTCGGAACCATACTTGAACCtcattcttcaaaaattctacatCCTTATCGAATTGAGAGCGAAGAAGCTCTATCTCCCTATCACGTTCTGCGTGGATGCATCTCAGTTCAGAATCTTTCCTAGAAAGTGTAGCATAAGCTTGGAGAAGCTCAGTTTTCAGAGAaaccattcgaaaggacatttcttCTAAACGATCATTGAAATCATCAAGCTGTCGACAATGGTTACGACATTCAGACTCCCTAACACGAGTAGCATCATTAGTGTTTGCTAGAGAACGTTCTAAGGAATGGACACGCCTACGCAAGTCATTGGTGTAAGATAAAGCATTAGGAGGAAGATCCTTCAAGTCATGATTGAATTCAAGGTTTGAAGGTTGAGAAGGACTACTTCCCGAAGACATGACCACAACAAGAATTGGAAATGCTTGAAAGATGTGATTCAAGACTAATAcaatgtcctatttatagatatttttttttagggACATCTAGCAAGGTATAACGTGGTGAGACACTCGGCAAATGTGAGCTATCAAGAAGAGTCTTTGCATGTATAAAAATGCTACGAGTATTTTCACACATGCAAGGGGGCTAATGTTGAAGCGTAAAATAATAGACAGGGTTAAAAAGGGAATTATGCATAATGAGAATGCCCATGATACATAGCCTTTATTACAAGAATGCCATGAAGGAAGCTTGAAGAAATAAACAAGCTTTGGCAGATAACACGTGTAGCATTTTAACCTTCTCTTGCAAGCTACGTATTGCATTCTAGCCTTTTCCTACAAGTTACATGTTAGCTTCTCTAGCAAGCAGCCCTGGCCTATAAAAGGACGGCCAACAGAAGCAATGGGACAGACAGAAAGGAAGAGAAGGTTCATACTTATCATTAGCGTGCCTCTCCATAAACTAGCCCTTCTTAGCCTAAGCCGACTTTTCTCAAGCAGACTAGGTTGATCATCATAACCTACACCACGACTTCTTACCCTTACACATATAGATATATTTCCAACCTTGCACAAACCTGACTACAAACTTTATTACCGATATATTTCCAACCTTGCATAACCTAGCTTGCTACAAATTCATATATGCTCCCAACCTTGCATAATCCAACTTGCTTATATTTCCAACCTTGCATAGCCTAGCTTACTATAAGATCGTATATATTTTCAACCTTGCATAATCTAGctagcaatatatatatatatatgtatatgtatatatatatatgcattctCCAACCTTGCATAACCTAGCTTGCTACAAATTTATATATGTTCCAACCTTGCATAATCCAACTTGCTACAAAATTACTACAAGCTAGCTATATCCAGTAAAATAAACGTCCTAAGATACAAAAAGCAATTTATACTACAAATCTCTCTAAGCTCTTTAAGCGATAAAGATGATGGGCCATGCTCCCTTTGTTGTAATCTCCTATTAATAATAAGAAGACAATTCTTGCTATCGTGGATGTAGgcaataatcatacatatattgctgaaccacgtaaatgtgtgttgtttatttatttatttatttttatttttatttattcatcatGAGCAAATATAATCAATAGTTTATTATATTGTTTACATTATTATTAAATGTTCAGCTAGAACCCCTGAACACTATTCATCTTTGTAAAAGTGAGATTGACACTTCAACAATCTGGTAAAGGTGAGGTTGGTACCAATCTATGAACAACCCAGTTAGGGTGAAATTTACACTATAACAATTCGAGCAAGGTGAGAATGGCACCACTTCAACAATTCGCAcaaggtgaggttggcaccggacTCTAAACAACTCGACATAGGTGAAGTTGGCACCATATTCACAATAACTCGGCAAAGGCAAGGTTTGCACCAGATTAACAACAACTCAACATAGTCGAGGTTGGCACTAGATTCACAACAACTCGACATAGGTGATGTTGGCACCAAATTCTACACAAATCAACGTTGGTGAGATTGGCATTGCACAATAATTCATGTAAGAGGTTTAGGTAATACCTTGGTGTAAAACTACCTAATTTGTAAAATGATTAGTCAAGTCCTTTAACTTGGCTCATTATTAGAACTCAAGGCTATCACCTTGAAGACTAAGGACATAGGTGGCTTTAGTTCCACCAAACCTTGTAAAAACGAGGGATTGCTTCTATCCTTAAACTCATttacattgtgtattttcatgctaTTACATTGTTGTCTATCTATTTATTGCATATAGTTTCACTAAGTTGTTACAAATAGATAGTTGAGTTTTAAATATTGCAATTAGTTTTAAATTCTCAATTCATCCATTCTTGGGAGCTATTCTTGGGCTAACACAAAGATGAGTAATACCAGTTCTACGCTTATTTCACACACATAAAATATCAGGTTTGGTAGTCTTCACCACCTTAAGGTTCCTAAGGTCCATTTGGCCAACAAAATTGGACTGGACTATTGGGTGGGACTGAGATTAATCTATCGAATAATGTAATAATGAAATGTGTTTACCTTTTAACTTTAATAAACTTATATTTTAAGTTCATATATATTTGACATGTaacttttaatttaaattatttgcaGTTCAATTCAGATTTACCATATACTGACGCTGAACTTAATGAAGTTCAAGAAGAGTGGGCAAAATATATTCTACCGCATCTCGCTAAATGATGGCATGCATACTTAGTACCTATGTGAGGGGATTTAGTCattttttgaactttgtatttcttttattaaaaattgttagaactaatcaaatacaGAATCAATCTAACAAATTATAAGTTGAGTTAATTTAGCTTTTTGAGGTGCATACTATGCTAAATATTCATTTTATGACAAATTTTTTTGGAACTATGCGTTTCTTTTATTTAGAAagtgttagaactaatcaaatacacagttaatgttaccaatgtttatttaatttaattttttatgtgcATTCTTTTACTGCAATTTCTGCGTTGATTTTGAAACCAGGGGGCATTGACAACATATTTGCAATGTTCTCTGGTGTGGAAATTTTGCGACATTTAAAAACTGTCACCATAGACATCCAATTACGACACCCAATAACAGTCAGTGTTGCTagcaacgacgacacctattaactgtcggcgttgccagcaacggtgacacctaataactgttggCGTTGCCaacaacggcgacacctaataactgtcagcGTAGCTATCAACGaagacacctaataactgtcagcgtagccagcaacagcgacacctaataactgtcggcgtagccagcaacgacgacacctaataactgtcggcgtagctaccctatgccggcataggcaaatacgacagttagtcgactaTCGTCGGTTCttaatagcgacagttaaaaactgtcaggAAATCCCGTTTTTGCAGTAGTGATTCGACTGGATTGAATTATAGTGGATTATTTAAGTGTTACATTGTATTAGGTGCAATATAAGACTAATTTCATAATGAAATAATTTATCACACTTTTATCTaataactaattataaaataataaaataaaaatatttacattaaataagatttaaaaataattatttaatttaatataaatgttatttcattaaaattatgaaataaatatttaataatactTTTTATAATAAAAGGGAATATACAATTTTAGTACTGTATTGTTTGTTTTAGAATCAACTTAGtatcatattatttaattaatatcatTTTAATACCTTGTGTATATTAAAACAATTCAAAATTCTATATTTCCACtaattttagtaattaattttttaataacaaatttttttattaataaaaaagaagaagaaaagaaaaaaaatccattTGTATAGGACTAATTTATTTAGTCCACCTACATGTCATAACACTAGACCGACAATCCAAGGCTAACTCCATAAATGACCCTTATAAGCTTATTATGTCTAACTATGCCAACATTTTTGTTTCTCCACAATATAATCTTATGTGACTAAAACACCCTTATAACTCATTATCAACCTAACCCATCTTATTCACTAGCCGCCACACACTCTCCCCTTCTTCTTCCCTACTCTTCACTGTCTTCTTCATTGAAATGGAGTTGTCACATAtttccccttcttcttcttcattaaaATGGAGCTTCCCATCCATACTCATCCCATTCTTCTTCATTAAAATGGAGCTACCACACCTTTACCATTCACATTCTTCTTCATTGAATTGGAGTTGTAACACCCTCATCTTTCCGATGATCACACCAGACGCAACATGCCTCGTCGTCTCGCCATGCCGGAGTCACGCATCTCCATCTCTCCTGCCCCCAAGTCGCAACCTATTCTCCACCTTGCCCCACCCCAACCATGATCTCTTCTCTGTTTTGCACGGGCATCAAAAAATTCCTCGCCATCCTTGCTGAACCACAAAGTCCATTTAACTTGTACCATTAGCGCCAACCAGATAGATACCAACTTCTCACCAAGGATTAAATTAGATTtgttttcttctatttttcttgTATATAGTTAGGTTGTATTGAAGAAAATAAATTCATAATATTTTGTGAGTAATGTGATTGAGATTTGATGTTACATGGTGAATTTAATTGATTGTGAATATTGAAATTTAACGGTTCTaaatttttccaacctttttggaAGAAGATACAAACTTTGGTAGAACATGTGGAATCATGAGTGAATCCTCTATGTGAATCATGTGAAAAATATGTGTAAATTATGTGTGAATTACATACACTATATGTGAAATACGTGTGAACCATGAGTGAACTATGTGTGAAATATGTGTAACCCATGAGTGACTATGTGTGAAACACGTGTCAGCTATGTGTGAAATACGTGTGAAATacgtgtgaattatgtgtgaacaTGTGTAAAAAAATGTGTGAATCATGTGTGACCCATGAGTGAATTGTGTGAATCATGTGTGACCCATGAGTGAATTGTGTGTGAACCATGCGTGATGTATAAATCATGTGTGAATGAACTATATGTGAAATATGAGTGAACCACGTGTGAACTATGTGTAAATCATGAATAACTCATGAGTGAGTCATGTGTGAAATATGTGAATCATGATTGAAAGATATTCAGACATGTTCTTAATTTACTGGTTCTCACCTAGAAAGTACTAATGTTTTTAAGGGTATATCGGTTTTTTAATATGTATATAAGGTTATTTATGTGAAAAACAATAATAAAGTTAGGGTTAGCATTGGTAAAGTTAGGGTAAAGTTAGCCAGGTTAATTAGCTGAGTTTCCCCAATCCATTGGAGGTGGTCAATTGGCGCATCAATATTAATTTTTAGTATATTATATTCTTTTGAACCTCAGttgatttatataaataaaaaaattaagaaaaatcaaaagtaaaagaaaacaCTCAAGTAACGTAGGGGTAAATATGCAACTTTACAATAAAAACTGATAGCactagactttttttttttactttcacaCTTTAGTTTGTTATTTTTCTGTTTTGATAATTAAGATTCACGTAACAAGACTGGTACAACCACCAAACTAAAAAAATTACACCTATTTTGCATGACAAAGCCAAAAAGAACAAATATAAaacattttctaataaaatttcAGATAAATGATTAAAGACTTGAGTAACAAtacaattaataaaaataaaaccgaaggtttattaattaattaaaaacagcTGAAGAGCTGATAAATACAATTAGGAATATAATTTAATGTGGAAGAGCAAAACGTGTATcccattatattattataataatggtcAACTACATTCACTTTCTGTGGTCTACAAGTAAGTACGTTTCCGTGTTGAGGTCAGCCAAGTCATATTCTAAGCCAACCATTTTTCGGTACGTAATATCTCAGTAAAGATAACCTTAATCTCATAAATACAAAATTGCTTTTCAGCCCAAGTGAGATGTTATTACGGGCTAAGTGAGCATTTTTATTAGTCATtagaaatttttataatttttttattaaataaaatgctaatttttttattaaacgaAGAGTCAATTTTAAATGTAGTGAAAAATTCAACGAGGCTAAATGGCAgtacttttataaataaaaaagcaattaaaataaaactaaacgtTCAAATGAGGGcttttttttaattgaaataaaaaactttttaaaataaataaataatgcacGCAATCAAACCTCGTGCACTGGACCAGGAAAGTCCACACGCTCACCACAATTTCCCAATTGGTGTTCTCACCTCTGGTTCCACCAATACAATTGCCTCTTCCACTCTTTCAATGAGTGGAGCTGGCAATTTCAATATtggaaaaagaggaagaaaaaagTTGAATACTaaaataacatattaaatcatcaGAGAGAATTGTTAAAATATAAAACTAAGAGAGAATTGATCATCCTCAAAGCGAAATCAATAGCCAAAGTTTGAAGAAGATGAAATAAGTAGTAGTATCCACAATGTTAATTTTTGCTTCGTCAACTACTTTGTGGCATATTAGTAAATCTAGTTCTACTCCAACCTAATAAACTAATGCAACATTACTGGAACATGAAATCACTGTGATCAAGTTCAACCCAAATGAAGTTCAAATATTAATTACCATATCTACAAATACGGACTACCTTAGCctaaggaaacttctaatctaaACCCTTCAATTCATCATAAGTTGTTTCAGATGATCAAATACCTACCGTTGACTTCAGGAGCGGGTCATCATCTTCTTGAATTCCTCAAAGTTGACGCATCCGTCGCCATCGGCATCGACCGATCTAATCATCCGCGAGCAATCACTGAGCGAACACTTCTCTCTGAGACGCTTAAGCACGGCGTGCAGCTCACTCGCGGAGATGAGTCCATTCTTGTCCAGGTCATAGAGATCGAAAGCGTCCCTGAGCTCCTTGTTTCCGGCTTTAGCGTCGGCTACGCAGGAATCGGCGTCCGATCCAGCGCCGCAGTGAAAGTCGGCGAACTCCTGGAGATCAATGTAGCCGTCCCCATCCTTGTCGATCTCCGACATTATGCGCTTGACCTCGTCTGGGGAGGTACCGGAGCCGAGTGCGTGGAGGACATGTTTAAGCTCGTCACAGGAAATTTTTCCATCGCCATTCGTGTCGAACTTGTTGAATATCTTCTGAACGTCTTCCCTGGGTCCAAGAGAGCAAGGTCGATTCGAAATCGGTGTTTTTTTAGCCATGGAGAAGAAGCTCAAATGAATCTCAGATTTCGAGACTTAATCGCAAATTTCTCTAGGTTTCTGGGAGAAGTCTGTAATGTGGTTTTAGACATTTTATAGGGGGATCTGAGGCTAAAAACGCGGTTTAAAAAACACGCTGTTTTAAAAGGGGAAAAAAAAGAACAAGTGTTTATGCTAAAAAAAggacatataaacatataataaattggcatataataataataaaaatccaatttaatatgtttaaaaaatatatataattttgttttcacttttaaatattataaaaggTATGTACAAATCAAGTGTATTACGTATATAAAAAGTTTCAGTTAGAGCATCAATAATCTGCTTCGGGAAGAAAATAGGTGACTTGGCAGTGAGTTAAGGAATGGGATTTGGACACGTGTAAAGAATGAGTGTGAGTATGGTTTAGGGGATTCGTTTTTTGTGCTGAGGTGGGCCCACATGGGAGTGTGCACTTGGTCCGAGCTGTTATTTGTTGTGAATTCAATTCGGTGGCACAATAATACAGTTGAAGAGAGTAGATGATTAGGACTCCATACCTATTCCCGCGTGAATTCATTTACGTGCTTCCTACTTGGGTACAAGCGCGTAGAGTGCAAGTTGAGagattttctttatttatttttagtgaaAGATCTCTCTCGTTAATTAGAGGATTCTAATACAAGTGGAGAGAcgtaaacaaataataataaactaacataaaatattattaagGATTCTAAGCAATCCATGATCTATTTATAATGTGAAATTTGGCCCCAAAaagaataaatattataattactaCAATATGTCCAATTGTCCTCCTCCCAATGCATTACAATAGCTTCAGATACAAattgatataaaaaaaataaaatattattaatgattatataattaaataaataataaataacagCTAAAGTATACAATGTATCCAAAAAGCTTCAccttctatgtttttttttaaagataaaaataccAATTCTTGACAAAATTGAGCTTCTATCACTACCTACTTGTTACCAATATTAATAGCGTTTATGTGATACACACATCCTAACACAACTAATATATAATTGCCACATAATCTCtatgttattattttaaataaaaaaattattaaaaaatattgatctATTCTTCAATTTTCTTTGATATTGCTGCAGCAAATGGAATTGATATAGGGAGAAGACCATGCATCTTTGGATTTTGCCATTCCATAGATGTTGAGTGATGTTGTGGAAGACACTGCTTTGGAGTATGGGGGGAGAATCGCTACGATACCGAGTGTGGGGTACTAAGAGGCTTATGGGTTCacattaaaaaaattctaaaattttGTATTTCAATGTTTGTCCaataatcaaattaaataatttaatagaTTGCAGAATATTAATTAAGTTATTTTGACAGAATTAGAATCTGATTTAACAACTAAGATAGTTATTTAAACAGATTATTACAGATTTAAAAACGagtataaaaaaattaacaccTGAGATTTTTTATGTGATTTAGAAAACCTAGTCCATGGAGTGATACCTAAATATGAAATTGAATAGTAAGGTACCACAAAGTACAAAATAGCAATTCACCTGCGCTCTTGAAGTCCAGTTTCTTCAACAAGTCCAGTTTCTTGATGAGACACCTGcgctcttgaactcccttcaaaggttGATGAATGTCTTCTTCCTCTCGAAGATTGTTGAACTCGTTATCAATGGATGACACCCGCTTCTAAACAAAATAGATGAATACAAAAGGAAGCTACATAACTCCTAAATACTAGATTAAGGTATCCACTCTTAATCTCACAAAAAGAACTcgctcaaaaataaaaatgatgtTGAAAAATATGAAGAGAAAGAGCTAAAGATTTGTTACTGCTTGGTCCTCTATTTATTATTGAAATGGTCGCAACAATCAATTAAAGCAAATTCTTTATTTAGAAAATTATGTTAGTCTGTCAGATTCTGTTATGATAGATTGAAAAACTGACTCAACAGATAGTGTATCTGGACAAACTCACAGTCCAGATTCATTCCAACGAATTTTTGATCAATTGAATTTCAAACCCTTTCCTAATTTAGCTCATAATCTGCATCAAATGGTTTATCGGAAAAGTGTCACACTTAAGATCAAGAAGAAAAAaagttcaactgagtttcttaagctaaCGAAAGAATACAGTTCGaagggttttgtatgtaaagtaCTTACAAAAGAAATCTCTAGCTCTTTCTCTCCTCTTTTTCACTTAGGGTTAATGATTGAATAAACATCTTATTTATAGAGAGTCTTAATGGGCTATGGGCCCTTACAAGCAATTCTAGGCCCTACACGTGTAAGTGTGGGATTAGTACGTTCAGTTATATATTCAAAGAATATaagaataatacaatttaaatatcagttacataatatatcttaaaatatttGATAGTGTCTTGTGAAACCCGAATCTTTGGGTAAAGCATACTGCTTATCAAGCAAGTCTTGTACTCCGAGCAGCTTCATGAGATGGCACTAGTCAGCTCCATCATCGAGCAAAATATTGGCTCATTGCGAAATAACCTTTTAAATTCTAAGATAGCCTCCTCGAGCAGCTACTCATTCCGACCAACATTCTGAATTTAATGTGGCATGACGACACGTGTCTTCTCCGTAGCAGCCACATCATCTAGTCAAAATTGGGTTAAACAtaacaaataacttttttttactttttcttttcttttacaatataaaataaaaatatcttaaaataaaaaataaaaaaaaatcataaaacaaagttTTTTCCCCTTCGTCCTCCTCCttttaaatcaattttttttaagtcATTCGTCTTTCATCATtctctttaattaaaagttttttctttgttttaatatttattttaaattttcattctaaaatagatatattttatattgtaaaagaaaagaaaaagaaaaagtaaaaaatagttatttgttattaattatatttttaacttattaagaatttaattaatatttttaagaaaaaaaattagattttttttaataaaaatggcacagtttggtagtggtcaaagttccaAAGGCAAAATTGTTAATTTTTCTAACATAGCACTGCCACATCATCAATTTGTTAGCCACCTAGAACAAAATCTAACATAAGTCTCATattttggtaatgtgtatatttTGGGAGGAATTTTAAACATTGCTAATCATTCGGGGGACACGATCATATAGTGGTCATAGTCCGGGATGAAATATCATTGAATATCAACATATATGGATGAAATATCAAGTAGAAAAATGTCATAAACAAATATGATGATTTCTAGAGAATTAAAACTTAAGAAAACAAATCTGGAAAAATCAAGTTGTCGCGACAGATCATAAATCTATCGGGACAACTACTTCAAActtgtcaaaaaataattttggattataaaatatattgtctATTTAAGATAGCTCATTTAGGGTTTTacaaattctattttcaaaaagtatgattatgcaaaaaaaaaaaaaaactaggatttagtgtctgaaaatatgtttttgaaaatgtgattggttaactatgtagaaaatctaaaaatatacCAGAAAGAATATGTGATTGGTAGAACCTAAtgtgaaaattattttaatttaatatatttttaataaatatagtatgttattaagtttaattaaataaaatttaaaagtaGTCCATTCAatatgttgtctgtgttttcaccaagTGACACGTGACACATATTAAGAATAATTAAGACTTAGCAGAAGTTGATTAAGTCTCCTGAAGATTGCCTTGAGCTCCACGGGAGGTTAGCCTTGCCTTCAGTCATAGTTCACCACCACCGGAGGAGTATATCCTCATGGAAACGTTACTTCCCGAGGACCATGTTCCAGGACAATGCTCCAAGCCTCACTGCCAGAATGTCTCATCCATTCATTTTCTCCAGGTCTGTGAGAAGCCTCTTTCGGACATGGAGAAGGGTTGCCAGGTGTCACGCACAATGACCCTGGACCACAAGCAACTTGCACATATCATGGTGTTGATCACGTACAAGTGACAAGTAGGATGTCTCACAGCACTgcctgacatgggaaaatgtGATGTTACCTTCTTGACACTGTTAGGAGAGTGTTTCCCAATAAAGTAGTGGGCTGGTATACCTCGTATTGGGCCCACTAGGATACCCATGGGTCAACTAGGATACGTAGGGGCCCACCAACTCATTTattgggagaattaccatttattgtgtattTAAGCCCCCATCAGGGGatgataattgtaacgccctggatagccaagaccgctacactgtgtgtttataaagatgcagGACTTGCTACTCAAGTCATTTAGATAAAACGTGATACtgaaccactaatgaactaggttaaaagaatttcgtctcaaaagtgtacattctatataacaaaacattttatacgtgg
It encodes the following:
- the LOC133818589 gene encoding probable calcium-binding protein CML18 → MAKKTPISNRPCSLGPREDVQKIFNKFDTNGDGKISCDELKHVLHALGSGTSPDEVKRIMSEIDKDGDGYIDLQEFADFHCGAGSDADSCVADAKAGNKELRDAFDLYDLDKNGLISASELHAVLKRLREKCSLSDCSRMIRSVDADGDGCVNFEEFKKMMTRS